A genomic region of Eucalyptus grandis isolate ANBG69807.140 chromosome 5, ASM1654582v1, whole genome shotgun sequence contains the following coding sequences:
- the LOC104445057 gene encoding aquaporin NIP1-1 — MADQTSGSNGNHGFVLEMKDTSNAKEEIRSTFFSFPFIQKLIAEVFGTYFLIFAGCGSVAVNLDYDKVVTLPGISMVWGLAVMVLVYSVGHISGAHFNPAVTIAFATCKRFPWKQVPPYILAQVLGSTLANGTLRMLFTGKLNHFLGTQPAGSDGQAFVFEFIITFYLMFIISGVATDNRAVNRELAGLAVGATVLLNVMFAGPVTGASMNPARSLGPAIVFHHYDKLWIYIVAPTVGAIAGAWIYNLVRFTDKPIREITQSGSFLRSTARNCSS; from the exons GAACCATGGATTTGTCTTGGAAATGAAAGACACTTCCAACGCCAAGGAAGAAATTAGAagcactttcttctcttttcccttcattCAAAAG TTGATCGCAGAGGTCTTTGGGACTTACTTCTTGATATTCGCGGGTTGTGGGTCTGTGGCGGTGAACCTGGACTACGACAAGGTGGTGACGCTCCCGGGGATATCGATGGTGTGGGGCTTAGCAGTAATGGTGCTGGTGTACTCAGTCGGACACATCTCCGGCGCCCATTTCAACCCAGCCGTCACCATTGCTTTCGCCACCTGCAAGAGGTTTCCGTGGAAACAG GTGCCTCCATATATATTGGCACAAGTTTTGGGATCAACGTTGGCGAACGGGACACTGCGGATGCTATTCACCGGCAAGCTGAACCATTTCCTTGGGACTCAACCGGCCGGTTCGGATGGGCAAGCATTTGTCTTTGAGTTCATCATCACTTTTTACCTCATGTTCATCATTTCCGGCGTTGCCACCGATAATAGAGCAGTAA ATAGGGAGCTCGCAGGCCTCGCTGTTGGTGCAACCGTTTTGCTCAACGTGATGTTTGCAGG GCCAGTAACGGGAGCATCTATGAATCCAGCAAGGAGCTTGGGTCCGGCGATAGTGTTTCACCATTACGATAAGCTGTGGATCTACATCGTGGCACCAACTGTCGGGGCGATTGCCGGGGCGTGGATCTACAACCTGGTCCGATTCACCGACAAGCCCATCCGAGAGATCACCCAGTCCGGCTCTTTCCTCCGAAGCACCGCCCGAAATTGCTCTTCTTGA